The genomic DNA tgcacttcctgaaaaagttgtccagagtgagcatcgatgcagactcgctatttaagggctgaacagtccactatccctccgcactacgcggtttgggacggcccttaatatggaggaccctccgcgagaacgcgcaaacggaggggtagtgtgtagggatagtgtgtagggggcggtttgggattcagccgatCTCTTTGCAGCGTAGTCAGTCATGTGATCAGCACTGTGTGAGGGTTGCCAGATAATCGCTCATTTACAgccaaaaaaacagaagaagcagCCAGATCTGGCTCCTCGGTACCTACAGTACTTTGGGTAGTCTAGAAAAGTCAGTACATTTTCTGAATCTTAGTACTGACTTGGTACCGAAGTATCGGTTCTCGTGACAAGCCGAGTAACAACAGACCCCATTCAGACAACATGCCCCGCTACACCTCAAAAACCACCTAAGAACAGCTcgaggaacatgaccaagagcTCAAGGCACTGACGCAGCCTCAACACTCCCTAAATCCCAATCCAGTGGATCATCGATGGGTCCAATCCATCGAGGCCGAAGCCAAACGCTGTAAGCCACTTGACCAAAAAGATCTGCTAGCTTCCTGATGCCACCAGAGATCCTGTATCTTTGCCCCGACATGTCAGAATGAAGAATAAATGTTATTTCGGTGGTTTTCATGTTATGGCTCGTCAATGCAAATGCGTGTGCAAAAATTTCATGGCTATCTGTTCAATATTTGTCATAATGTTTCACCATAAGGCGACCCGATGACCCATGTCTTTTAGGGTTCATAATCAGAAGTTTTAATTCCCAGCCAGTACAGATCATCTCTTTCCCCACAGCTtccatttgtttttcctctaacTGTCCactaaaggccaaaaaaaagacattttaatacaAATGTCAACCACTCTGGAGGAAATGTGAGCAGATAATGGAACTCCTTCGGTGCTATTTGTAGTAAATTTCATGACAATTGTTGAGATATAGATGACTGAAAATACGACCGCTGTTTGTTTAAATCTGAGCAGCTTCTGAACAAAGTGACCACAGACGACTCTCATCCACCCCCCCTTCATTAAATGCCTCACAGTAACATTGACAGTAACGCATGGCTTATAAAAGTACAGTACAGTGATTAATATGGCGTGTTTCGACTTCGACACGTGGAGGTCGGTGCGGCGTCCTCAGCCGATCCCTGCTGAACGTGCGGCTTCGACGTAACAGTGACGAGACGCTTGCAGAAGCCCAGAGTGTCCAACTGTGGATGAGATCTTAAATACGAGAGGAGTCCGATCTGCCGTCAGTACTGGAAGGAGATGACGGAGTTCACTTTGTAGACGTGATACGAGCGATTCCAGAAGACTCGGGTGAAGTAGTTCGTGTACGGAGAGTAGTTCATCTTTATCTCGTGGCAAAAACGTCCGTGCTTGGAGAACGAGTAGATCTCTCCTTTATCGTAGACCAcctggaaaagacaaaacacgCCCATGATCAATGAAACATTGGTGGAGCTTTCTGAGGATTCGGCTTCATCAATACTACACAGAGTagtcagacaacaaaatgcCGTTTATAATCTAATCAGCAACGCAAAGGCGGCAGTAAAGTGTGTAATATGTAATGTTCataattaaccctttaagcgtcagtgtaccgccggcggtacacctactaatttgcataggaatttcaagaatgtccgacgggtgcaaacgcgattatacaaacactatacaccgatggaaagcttagattctcatgaatccgccggtataaaccactttcagatgcgattaccacagcgggtgagaaaaacacatttgttcgacaaaaacaaatattcatccatccgttctctatacacggcttcaaagcacacagcgcgactcacatttccgggtttattattacacacaaaaaaaaagactccacaaaaaacggccataatccaaccttttacatcagatgacacaagccagtaaactattttgtccaaaacatgtcctgaagtcggtataaaatccccgaatcggtcgttttcaaggaaatgcacctcccgatgcacgtccaatattccccgtatttttcgtaattttttttatttaaaaatagaatattagcgattttttgtactgaaaacggctggaaatgactgaagcttaaagggttaatgtaaTGAGCTGTATCAAAgttcaagatttttatttacttcacaAAATAGACGGTCTAGGCACAGAGGAAATCTTGTGCAGGGCCTCTTggagttgaaaaataaaaaagaaacaccaaTCAAAATAGgaagtacaaaacaaaacattttacaagagaaataaaagataaaatacaaaaagatgacAAGTAATTCATATTatacaaaatttgaatgcaggACTTAGTAGTGGAGTATTTCTAGGGTGGTATAAAAACTTCTACTTGAATAAGAGTTTGATTCCTTCTCCTAATGGTTCTCTGACTTTAACTACTagaaaaagtgtctttaatgATCAAATCCAGTCTTGATTTAGTAAAATCTACTGAAGTAAAACAGTTAATTCTGACACCATCAGTCTCATCCTTTATGGGATCGTACAGACTctgtaattaaaacatttaagatcATTTGAGCTTCATTACCTCTAAGATGAAGTCCACGATCCGTTTACTAGGCTtgaggagcagctgctggaaacGAATGCTGAGGATTTCTCCTTCCAGAGCGTCTCTCACGGCGTTACAGACACAAAGTTGATGACAAACTTCATCCAGACCGGACTccctacacagacacacatcacaGTGTACAGTTATATACAATTATTACACAATACAGTGCACAGGATGTTATAAATGAGTTTCTAACAAAGCCACTTACTGCTTAGTGCAAAATATGAATTTCAAACTCAGAAGTCTGCAGTTACATGCATGAGGCTCAGTTTATTCATCAAATAAGAGCTAAACATGGAGAGACTTATGTTTGCAGAATGATATAAAGACTTCTAACAGGAGTTTGTGTGGAGAGACAGAAGCAACACTGGAGGATATTATTGGAAACTAAATAAAAGGTTCATCTCTGAGCAAATTAGTACACATTTATCAAATCAAATGTACTTGTAGAACATATTTAAAACACTCTCAGTGCTGCAAATGTCATCAGtcagacagcaacaaaaaaatgtgcaatagGGAGACGACATGAAAAAccagaaaagccctcagagcgcagtactagCCAAGGCTcttcattccctcatatggcatggttagaaatgcagcatttgttagttattgatgatcagaaatcacagcatcatagaatgtggacatttaatCTACACTAAAGTTTGgagacaccttctcattcaatgatttgaactgaattattttatactttgtagattaatactgaagacatcaaaactatgaaagaaaacagatggaaatatgttgtaaataaataagtgtAAACATTCAGTATTCATCTACAATGTAGGAAATTATACAAATAAACAAGAAGCATTGAATGAGAGGGTGTGTtcaaacttctgactggtagtgtagatgtacctacaaactaaatgaccttgctctgagcacagacgtgtgttctccatgtgtacgttatgtacggatacggAATcacgtgatctaaatatgtagcgggcggcgggaattaatgggactcagaaacacccccacaatttaatcagttgttctttgtatcatttctgatggatacgtcctgataagtcctcagtggtggatttgtagtagaatcacaatcatgtgatcatcagcaggcagctgacgtagtgttcactggttgtcatggttacagtgacgccgtgccgctatctggcaatgatacaaaaatatttaacaaatctgtggatccagactataagctgcatcactgataaaattggtccttgtgtcatttctgaccttccctgaaaatttcatccaaattcatgagtctgtttttgagtaatgttgctgacagacagacagatggacggacaaacgtacactaatcaaatctgaaaattttatgaaagaaaacaaaactacaaaatactaaaacaaggCAAAACAGGATCGCAACTTGTAAGATCAAATTCtaggataaaataaatataaaatacttcaaTTTAAGACCATTAAAAACTACCAAAAGCCATTGAAAACATGCATGTCTTGAGATTTGTCCTACCAATGTCAGTGGAAGGGGAACTTTTAAATTGCACGAGGAAGACTGTTCCAGTTTAAAGCTCTGAAGAAACAAGCAGTGCACGGCTTTCTGAACAACATAAACAGACTTTTCTAAGTCTACAGTCTGACTGCAGTGTGTGAACaggtttgaatgtttttgtggccTCACCCCTGCTGGACTTTGTACAAGAACTCTCTGAGAACCGAGCGTCTGAAGTGGTTCGGTAAACTGCGGGACACGTTGTCTTTGATGAAGGCTTCCATGACGGCCTGGAAGAGAGACGAGGAGGAATTTATGaacaagttctgcactttactGCCAAACACCTCACATAAGCCAAAACCTTTTGGGGATTTCCATCTAAAGTCATCACGTTCCTTCTGCTCGACCGTCTCCGATTTGATTCCAGCTTTATCATGAACCATCTGTAAAATTGATATTccgtttcatttatttatttatttcaaacatgtaaTGAATAACATTCAATTAATGTATCACAAAAAACCATTAATAGTCCATCATGCTATAACGAGtaagaggagaaaacaaacttcaacatgttccaaagggagtgggaagacgttaaacttatttaatcccacccctaAATTCATTCACCCATTTCAGTCAGTTCCAGAAATATCCAATGAAACAAATTCACCgccaacatttttgtttaggCAAAGGCAACTAACTTAAACACTATGCGTCAATGAAATACAGATCAAAACTACAGTGATAGTGATAATTAAGTTCATCTTCACTGTACCTTCcaaagattttttgtttgtatttatatttaaactggCTGATGTTTGAACATTGTTTCAGATCCGTCTCAAGTTTCTTCCAGAGCCGTACCTCATTTGTTGTAGGGCTAAAACTTTTCATCGTTGTTCTATGTTTTGGTATCCTGAAACTGAATTCTTCTCTTAATATATAACCACCAACACATTCCTGAAATGtgctctgtaaaaaaaaaagaagagatagGAGACAGGATGTGGATGGAAAATGCCGGACTCaatattttgactatttttatattttattttattttgattgtttgtaatactgtaattattattacataCTGAATACTATATTGTTGCTGACTTCTCAAACCACCTGCAGTTATAATACAACTACTGCTGATGCCACCACTGCTACTATATTACTACCACACTGTCCTACTTTgcttttgatctttttgtttgtttgtttgtttacggTTTGATataattgttattgtttttgttgttgttattactactactgctattgctaattttattgtcattacgACCACCACTATTGCTATTATTCTCtctattgctattattattattactggtattatcactattattattattattaccatatTATACTAGTATGATTATTATTGTAGTTACTCGATTATATACCACTGTAGTTACTATATTATATGCTATTGTTATTGTCCCCTCCCTATCTGCTGATGACCATTACCCATGTAATGACctctattgttgttgttttcatatcGTTACAATTTATACtatttcatttatcatttattattatcattgagttttttcttttctttttttactattatttattctcttctgtttcaattctgtcttttgttttcttgtatctTGCTCcctgtttgtctgtgtactgtataaatataaaataaatgtggaaaaaaaaaagaagtttattCCAGAGCCGTACCTCATTTGTTGTAGGGCTAAAACTTTTCATCGTTGTTCTATGTTTTGGTATCCTGAAACTGAATTCTTCTCTTAATATATAACCACCAACACATTCCTGAAAGTTGCTCTGTAATTGGAATGgtaacagttttttcaaatacttTTCAGATGTGTACGTTTGTAATTATCTGTCAGACCACTTTTAGGAGATTTGTGCCTACAAAGCTTTATCTGAGCAAGATTTTGGTAccagaatttccttcaggattaaaaaaaatgatgtcccATCTTATCTCAGAGacgggtctttttttttaaaagcttacatttctacaaatcagggtttaaaaatcaaaagtattttttaaaaactccacaCCTCTTGTGTACTTTTATTGGTTTTGTGGAAACAGCTCATCAGAACGTGAAAttatctttcttttcctctgtggtGACCAGGtagatcacattttaaagcattttataggtttagttttgtattattgtgacatacaGCTACACGTggatcagaaaatatcactaattgacttctgcattatcagTGTATTTGTTAATGTGTGCACAACATTGTCAGCGTAACGCACGATatatttcaggtgcaatatttcattagtaTGTGTGATAATATTAATTACATCAGTATAGCTGCAGGCAATACTTTTTACTGTTCTAGTATTCTTTTAGTTTActcatttatttcagtaatgtaTCATACTTCTTTTTAGGTGCTGCATTTCTCATGTTGCATCACTCGATTTTATGAGCGATATCTGCCACAAGAATTcccttcaggattaataaagtttagcTTTTCTCAGAGATGGGagcttcaacatttttccataaATCAATTCATTATTAATCAGATATagtttgatctacttgtccaatattggagaaataacagtgaagaattctggcttttatctttaatagttcctgagatattgttgttcaaacagctgcaaatttcaatgtgagaaaaccTGCTAAAAGTGGGTCAACAGCCAgtttataaaaaatgtaatctcagaaagtatttgatatatcaagCTAAAATGTTACATATATCTTCATaaacatccatattttatgccACAAAAACGTCAGGCATGTCAGAGCTGGCAGAGCAGCAATAGTTTctatattttggtttcatcGTCGTCCCGTTTTCGCTCTGACCTGGTGGTTGTGGGCTCGGATCAGGCTGTTGATCTGGTCGTAGGGGGTCGTCTGGGGGTCGCAGGGGTCACAGTCTCCGGTCAGAGCTCTGCAGGCGTTCCAGTAACCGGCCAGACGCTTCTCGTCCAGGTGGACGTGGACGGTCGAGTCCAGCTGAAAGACATAAACGAATCACTCAAAGGTCAGAACTGCAACTCAAAGTCAGTAGTTTCGGGTTTTCTTATGGTTGAAATCGAGTCTAACTACCTTCTTCAAGAGCTCCTTGGTCTGTCTGAAGTGATCTCTGGCCTTCTCATAGGTTGGCTGGTCGGTGCAGCCTTGTTGGAAGAAAATACCTCCCAGATCATAATGCATCTGAAACACAGAATACAGCTTTAGAGTAAAAACATCTTTCTGAAGCACAAACCACTGCATCCAGGATGATCTAATCCCCAGAAAGACAACCGTGAGTGCTCCACCAACCTGACAGTGCAGGTCATCGGCGCTGATTCGAAGCCCGGCTGTGGAGGATTCGGTTTCTCCGTTAGCGGCAGCGTCAGCGGCCAGCAGGTCCAGAGTCCTCAGAGTGTGGACGTAGAAGTCCTTCTTCAGCTGCAGAGCTCCTTCCAGGACGGTGATGGAGTCGGTCGCCTGCTCCTTCAGCTGagggaagaataataataatagaggaGAAAAAACGGACACAGATCCATGAAACTACTGGTGGAATTTCtttgaaactggaaaaacaattGGTTACCCTAGGACATATTTGTCTAGAATTCTACTGACAATAAGTCATTACAAAGAAATGGCTATGTCAGGAGCCACCCTCCATAGAAGACTGGTTCAATGTGGTGCACGATGTTTTTGTAACGGAGAAATTAACATCTGCACCGAGACTCAGAGCAGAAATGTTTGATAAACGCTGGAACGGCTGGATTGAGTTTATCAGCCCATAGAGACCAGACTAAGTGACGTAAGTTGTACTGCGACTGCCCTGGTTAACGCTTGTTCagtatgtctgtttgtttgcaaaattgAAAACAGTTTGTAAAGTACATTTGTAAGATATTGCTTATCTACTGActtctttatggaaaaaaagagaattaaaaaaaaaagaaattggacAAACATAAAACAGGGATAAACAGACCTTAattaaagatgtttatttttgtttattggcGTATGCAAGTATGAAAAGCATGTTCACTCACCACAGTCaggatgttttctgtcatttctttctccTGCTGCACGATATTTAACCTGGATTCAGGCACAAAAGAAGTTTACGCTCACACCTTTTTGCATTTcaactcaaaataaaatctgtctggatgtgtatttttcattaatCCGTGCATCTGAGCCGAAACGCTGCCATTTGTACTGACTTTAAGGTAAGCTTATTGGTTCAGTAAATGAATTGAACTtgaaaagaaagtaaagaagcagcgtttacatgtttatctgaTGAGGtcctggtttggtttgtttctctGGAAAGCTGCTCAGCACGATGGTTCTGATGgccctttaaaaaacacaacaaagacacattaATCCTGTGCTTGAATGCTCATAAAATAAGTCTTTTAATGGGGCTGAAGAAGGTGTGATTTGACTTTCTACTATAATCTTGACAATGGATGTGTAAGAATGTTAGTGAAAGAATGATTTGATTTAATGAAAGTCCAAAACCTGGGCCACATTTGtgccaaaacaatacaaaaattaaatatgaatcTACAATAAAGCATAAATGCAATCCATGCTTTTGAAGAGAAAAAGCcaaatactccaaaaaaataagaaaaacgaTATTAAAATGCTCCAAATGTATCAAACCAATTCCACATATTATCACTGAATTATATTTCTGGAGTCTTTATTCATTGTCCTGCTTGTTCACTTGGGTTGAAAAAAAGTTATTGTTTCACCTTCAGAcaacttatttttttccatgcttGTCTTTACTGAACAATATTAAGCAAAACTTTTTCAATccttttggtttttgttgctaACAACCACATTTCTGTAATCAAATAGATATTTAAGGTTTCTTCAAGATGccaacattaaaatgaatgttggAAAATACCATGACAAACTTATACTGGTCAGCTACAACACTAAATATTAAGAGATTCATGTGAGAACTTTCCTCCTTTAATGTACAATCAGAGCTGGTGACTTCCACACGGCGGCAAATAAACACTTGGAGTCAAACTGTTCTGCTAGTTTAGTATTTATCTAATTTAATCTGTCCTCAGTGAGTGTTTCCTCTCCTACCAGCGGTTGTAGATGATCACTGCCATGGCGGTGGTCGGAGGCAGAGTGGACAGATCCAGATCCACATGTTTCACACCTGGAGGCACTTTgctgacacacagcagctcattcAGCAGCATGTTCAACACTGGGATGGTCAGTCTGGGGATGAAGAAGCAGGGGAGATAGTTACAGGATTCTACTGATACATTATCTGTCTAACTATGCTGCTTAATGTTTTATCCTTATCCAAGTTTGgtatttgtgcatctttgtctgttattttctttctcGGCTACACAGTAAAGGAGGCCTTCACACCTCAGTTTATTCAGAGTTTAAGTAAAAGCTGTGCAGCGACTGTGAAGAACAAGAGTCACCGAGGGACTGAAGGTTGGGCCTGTTTGTCTGATGAGCTAAACAAAAGAATTCACTGAGACTAAATTTAGccttttatgaaagaaaaacgaCCATCAACTCATGATAATGTGCACACATTCATAATCATAGTAATCACAGTGGTCAAAGAAAAATAAGGCGACCCAGCTCACCGCCTCTCTCTTCCTCAGataaagtaaacagatgagcaTATCAGCTTAATTATCCTCACCCATATCCATGAGACCCACTAACCCTCCATTCAATATGATCACAAAACAATATCAGAACCAAAGCAAACACGAATAACAAGAAACTCATTCAGAGAGTGTAGTactccctgaaaatttcatccaaatctgttggtctgtttttgagtaatgttgctgacagacagacagacagacagacagacaga from Acanthochromis polyacanthus isolate Apoly-LR-REF ecotype Palm Island chromosome 11, KAUST_Apoly_ChrSc, whole genome shotgun sequence includes the following:
- the LOC127536016 gene encoding integrator complex subunit 8-like isoform X2, giving the protein MSAEAADRVAAVTSGRPSTPLQTSWFEFLLDGSLLEKHLQKSNADPTPVHLIVQFLEQASKPSVNEQNQVQPPADNRRNRTLKLLALKVAAHMKWDLDSPEKGLTIPVLNMLLNELLCVSKVPPGVKHVDLDLSTLPPTTAMAVIIYNRWAIRTIVLSSFPEKQTKPGPHQINMLNIVQQEKEMTENILTVLKEQATDSITVLEGALQLKKDFYVHTLRTLDLLAADAAANGETESSTAGLRISADDLHCQMHYDLGGIFFQQGCTDQPTYEKARDHFRQTKELLKKLDSTVHVHLDEKRLAGYWNACRALTGDCDPCDPQTTPYDQINSLIRAHNHQAVMEAFIKDNVSRSLPNHFRRSVLREFLYKVQQGESGLDEVCHQLCVCNAVRDALEGEILSIRFQQLLLKPSKRIVDFILEVVYDKGEIYSFSKHGRFCHEIKMNYSPYTNYFTRVFWNRSYHVYKVNSVISFQY
- the LOC127536016 gene encoding integrator complex subunit 8-like isoform X1, which produces MRRHGVSCVSLATEWNRNDGGAMERRRMNYGRMSAEAADRVAAVTSGRPSTPLQTSWFEFLLDGSLLEKHLQKSNADPTPVHLIVQFLEQASKPSVNEQNQVQPPADNRRNRTLKLLALKVAAHMKWDLDSPEKGLTIPVLNMLLNELLCVSKVPPGVKHVDLDLSTLPPTTAMAVIIYNRWAIRTIVLSSFPEKQTKPGPHQINMLNIVQQEKEMTENILTVLKEQATDSITVLEGALQLKKDFYVHTLRTLDLLAADAAANGETESSTAGLRISADDLHCQMHYDLGGIFFQQGCTDQPTYEKARDHFRQTKELLKKLDSTVHVHLDEKRLAGYWNACRALTGDCDPCDPQTTPYDQINSLIRAHNHQAVMEAFIKDNVSRSLPNHFRRSVLREFLYKVQQGESGLDEVCHQLCVCNAVRDALEGEILSIRFQQLLLKPSKRIVDFILEVVYDKGEIYSFSKHGRFCHEIKMNYSPYTNYFTRVFWNRSYHVYKVNSVISFQY
- the LOC127536016 gene encoding integrator complex subunit 8-like isoform X3; amino-acid sequence: MRRHGVSCVSLATEWNRNDGGAMERRRMNYGRMSAEAADRVAAVTSGRPSTPLQTSWFEFLLDGSLLEKHLQKSNADPTPVHLIVQFLEQASKPSVNEQNQVQPPADNRRNRTLKLLALKVAAHMKWDLDSPEKGLTIPVLNMLLNELLCVSKVPPGVKHVDLDLSTLPPTTAMAVIIYNRWAIRTIVLSSFPEKQTKPGPHQINMLNIVQQEKEMTENILTVLKEQATDSITVLEGALQLKKDFYVHTLRTLDLLAADAAANGETESSTAGLRISADDLHCQMHYDLGGIFFQQGCTDQPTYEKARDHFRQTKELLKKLDSTVHVHLDEKRLAGYWNACRALTGDCDPCDPQTTPYDQINSLIRAHNHQAVMEAFIKDNVSRSLPNHFRRSVLREFLYKVQQGESGLDEVCHQLCVCNAVRDALEGEILSIRFQQLLLKPSKRIVDFILERPCTRFPLCLDRLFCEY
- the LOC127536016 gene encoding integrator complex subunit 8-like isoform X4 gives rise to the protein MRRHGVSCVSLATEWNRNDGGAMERRRMNYGRMSAEAADRVAAVTSGRPSTPLQTSWFEFLLDGSLLEKHLQKSNADPTPVHLIVQFLEQASKPSVNEQNQVQPPADNRRNRTLKLLALKVAAHMKWDLDSPEKGLTIPVLNMLLNELLCVSKVPPGVKHVDLDLSTLPPTTAMAVIIYNRWAIRTIVLSSFPEKQTKPGPHQINMLNIVQQEKEMTENILTVLKEQATDSITVLEGALQLKKDFYVHTLRTLDLLAADAAANGETESSTAGLRISADDLHCQMHYDLGGIFFQQGCTDQPTYEKARDHFRQTKELLKKLDSTVHVHLDEKRLAGYWNACRALTGDCDPCDPQTTPYDQINSLIRAHNHQAVMEAFIKDNVSRSLPNHFRRSVLREFLYKVQQGKPCTACFFRALNWNSLPRAI
- the LOC127536016 gene encoding integrator complex subunit 8-like isoform X5, giving the protein MRRHGVSCVSLATEWNRNDGGAMERRRMNYGRMSAEAADRVAAVTSGRPSTPLQTSWFEFLLDGSLLEKHLQKSNADPTPVHLIVQFLEQASKPSVNEQNQVQPPADNRRNRTLKLLALKVAAHMKWDLDSPEKGLTIPVLNMLLNELLCVSKVPPGVKHVDLDLSTLPPTTAMAVIIYNRWAIRTIVLSSFPEKQTKPGPHQINMLNIVQQEKEMTENILTVLKEQATDSITVLEGALQLKKDFYVHTLRTLDLLAADAAANGETESSTAGLRISADDLHCQMHYDLGGIFFQQGCTDQPTYEKARDHFRQTKELLKKLDSTVHVHLDEKRLAGYWNACRALTGDCDPCDPQTTPYDQINSLIRAHNHQAVMEAFIKDNVSRSLPNHFRRSVLREFLYKVQQGALNWNSLPRAI